In Actinoplanes lobatus, the DNA window CGCCGTCGATCGTCTCGAAGGTGAGCGAGACCCCGTACGCCTGGATCTGTCCGGCCAGGAGCTCGGAGAGGAAGTAGGGGACGGCCTCGTCGTCGGTGCCGTGCACGAGCAGGATCGGCGAGCTCGGCGCGGTCTGGAGCGGGTTCTCGTAGGAGGCCATCTTGGTGATCACCGCGTTCGGCACGACGCCGCCCTCGACCAGCTGCTCGGCGGTGAAGTTCTCGTAGGCGGCCATGATCTCGTACAGGCAGCCGGTCTGGAGGACGCCGAGCTGGGCCTCGGCGGGGGCGGCGAGGACGTTGGCGGGTTTGAAGCTCGGTTCGACGGCGTTCACGCCGTACAGGGCCATCACCAGGTAGCCCTGGACCGGGGTGCCCGCGATGTACGGGATGATCTCCTGTGCGTTGGAGAGCGGGGCGATCGCCACGGCGCCCTTGAGGACCAGGTTGCCGTCGTAGGACGGGGCTAGCTGACTGGCGAACAGTGAACCGGTGCCGCCCTGCGAGTGGCCGTCGACGACGTACTGGGTGGACAGTGCGGAGTCGAGGTTGCGGGCCGCCCGTACGTTGTCGATGATCGACCGGCCGGCAGTGGCTCCGATCAGGTAGGGGTGCTGCTGCGCCGTCCCGAGCCCGGGATAGTCCGGCGCGGCGACCGTCCAGCCGCGTTCGAGCAGTTCGGCGACGGCGATCCGGGCCTCCTCCCAGAACACCGCCTGGTTGGTGGAGGGGGCGCAGGTGTCGGCGAGCCCGGTGGTGCCGTGTCCCCACGCCACGACCCGGTTCTTCTTGTTGGTGCGTGGAGTGAGGACCAGACCGGTCGCGGTGATGACCCCACCGTGGATGTTGGTGGTGGCGTACTGGATCCGCTTGCCGGTGGCGAGAGCGGACAGACTCGGCGGCAGACTCGCGGTTGACGAGCTGAGCACGGTTCCCGGCACTGCCGCGTACGCCGGTCCGGCGGTCGCGACGACCACCCCGCACGCGGCGATCAACGCGGCGAGGATGAGTCGGGAGATCTTCTTCATGGCACCCCGTTCCCTGCTGAATCCGAAATGGATGATCGATGGAGGCCACAGCCTAAAACCGTTCTCCCCCACCGTGGATCAGCATTCACGGGCACATGTCCGTGCCCTTTCAGGCATCAGCACACGTCAACTGAATGATGTGCCACCGAGATTCAAAAGATCCATTTAACCGGTCCTTCATGGTGTTAATCAGACACCGCTGGGGTACGTCTCCGGCTCGTGCACGTCCACCCGGAGAGTGTGCAGCGGCCGCAGGGCCCGCGTCTCGCCGAACCACAGAAACGCGTCGTAACGTTCGCCGAGCACGGTCGGCACGTAGTTGGCCCAGCGCTCCCGCTCCGCCCGGTAGACCACGCCGATCGCCCGG includes these proteins:
- a CDS encoding alpha/beta fold hydrolase, producing MKKISRLILAALIAACGVVVATAGPAYAAVPGTVLSSSTASLPPSLSALATGKRIQYATTNIHGGVITATGLVLTPRTNKKNRVVAWGHGTTGLADTCAPSTNQAVFWEEARIAVAELLERGWTVAAPDYPGLGTAQQHPYLIGATAGRSIIDNVRAARNLDSALSTQYVVDGHSQGGTGSLFASQLAPSYDGNLVLKGAVAIAPLSNAQEIIPYIAGTPVQGYLVMALYGVNAVEPSFKPANVLAAPAEAQLGVLQTGCLYEIMAAYENFTAEQLVEGGVVPNAVITKMASYENPLQTAPSSPILLVHGTDDEAVPYFLSELLAGQIQAYGVSLTFETIDGATHDTAVIESADLVADWIAARFA